A genomic region of Zea mays cultivar B73 chromosome 6, Zm-B73-REFERENCE-NAM-5.0, whole genome shotgun sequence contains the following coding sequences:
- the LOC100285221 gene encoding protein transporter isoform X1, which yields MYPVVTGTPPARLPAASRVDKATSHLLQGPDWAVNLEICDTLNADRWQTKDVVKAVKKRLQHKDPKVKFFTLTLLETMMKNCGEYVHFEVVDQHVLQEIVKIVQKRHDMQVRDKALLLLDSWQEAFGGPGGKYPQYYWSYIELKFWKNVLQRAGVMFPQRPVDAPPIFTPPATHQAYGSPRYPSGSLNERITSEAGTLSFEGLNNIRNATELLYDMVNALNPADRMAVKDEIIADLVNQCRSNQQKLMQFVSSTGDEDLLKQGLELNDRLQSVLTRHDAIASGSPLPVETPIREPQREDPNPEPSTPITHDNKAQVEEDEDDEFAQIARRKNKSVICGDEASSSAGDQALVPVDPALSEVSSVESNAIVPLGATSVSGTRTKEQDMIDLLSLTLYSPESSEDSSTQNQNGSQPSVTSNGSETLPSYQPAVANGANYPANTQVYPTNQGYVPYNNYVAPWAQTGPVAQPGAYSTQTQQYVSSNPAPPWAMPASANSANPFQPVTYQTPNTPPAASVAPSAAPSAQHVPSPEPTPVQSYNFSIPQTYTGSNVATNARVNGNQRPKETPVAAARPYYMPDNLFGDLIDVKSFGAGSKISRSTSMPSPKGGGQPMIGRNK from the exons ATGTACCCGGTGGTGACGGGCACGCCGCCGGCGCGGCTGCCGGCGGCGTCGCGGGTGGACAAGGCCACGAGCCACCTGCTGCAGGGCCCCGACTGGGCCGTCAACCTCGAAATCTGCGACACCCTCAACGCCGACCGCTG GCAAACGAAGGATGTAGTAAAAGCTGTGAAGAAGCGATTGCAGCATAAGGATCCAAAAGTTAAATTCTTTACTTTGACG TTATTGGAGACAATGATGAAGAACTGTGGTGAATATGTTCATTTTGAAGTTGTTGATCAGCATGTTTTACAAGAGATTGTTAAAATTGTCCAGAAGAGG CATGATATGCAAGTGAGGGATAAGGCTTTGTTACTTCTGGATTCATGGCAAGAGGCATTTGGTGGACCTGGTGGCAAATATCCACAGTACTACTGGTCATACATTGAACTAAAG TTTTGGAAAAACGTTTTACAGAGGGCAGGAGTAATGTTCCCACAACGTCCTGTAGATGCTCCTCCAATATTTACTCCTCCTGCAACACATCAGGCATATGGTTCACCTAGATATCCTTCTGGAAGTCTAAATGAGAGAATCACATCTGAAGCTGGAACGTTGAG CTTTGAGGGCTTGAATAATATTAGAAATGCAACGGAACTGCTGTATGATATGGTGAATGCTTTGAACCCTGCTGACCGCATGGCAGTTAAAGATGAAATTATTGCAGATCTTGTAAATCAATGTCGTTCAAATCAACAAAAGCTCATGCAGTTTGTCAGTTCCACAGG GGATGAAGACCTGCTAAAGCAAGGACTAGAATTAAATGATCGCTTACAGAGTGTCCTCACAAGACATGATGCTATTGCTTCTGGTTCTCCATTACCAGTTGAGACACCGATTAGAGAACCACAGAGAGAGGATCCAAATCCTGAGCCATCTACACCAATTACACATGATAATAAGGCTCAAGTTGAAGAGGATGAAGATGATGAGTTTGCTCAAATAGCACGAAG AAAAAACAAATCTGTGATATGCGGTGATGAGGCATCATCGAGTGCTGGTGATCAAGCCCTGGTACCTGTTGATCCAGCACTTTCTGAAGTTTCTTCGGTTGAGAGCAATGCAATAGTACCTCTCGGCGCAACTTCTGTTAGTGGAACCAGGACGAAGGAGCAGGATATGATTGACCTTCTCAGCCTCACCTTGTACAGTCCTGAATCATCAGAAGACTCTTCAACTCAGAACCAAAATGGGAGTCAGCCGAGTGTCACATCAAATGGATCAGAAACACTGCCAAGCTATCAGCCTGCTGTGGCGAACGGGGCAAATTACCCTGCCAACACCCAGGTTTATCCAACAAATCAGGGATATGTTCCATACAATAACTATGTGGCACCATGGGCCCAAACGGGACCGGTTGCACAGCCTGGGGCATATTCGACTCAAACCCAGCAATATGTGTCGAGCAATCCGGCACCCCCATGGGCTATGCCTGCAAGTGCCAATTCAGCTAATCCTTTCCAGCCTGTGACATACCAAACGCCAAACACTCCTCCTGCTGCTTCTGTTGCCCCTTCAGCTGCTCCATCAGCGCAACATGTTCCATCTCCAGAACCAACACCGGTGCAAAGTTACAACTTCTCTATTCCTCAAACATACACTGGTTCGAACGTGGCTACAAATGCTCGGGTGAACGGAAATCAGCGGCCAAAAGAAACTCCAGTGGCAGCAGCCAGACCATATTACATGCCGGACAATTTGTTCGGAGACCTGATCGACGTGAAGAGTTTTGGCGCCGGAAGCAAGATCAGCAGGTCTACCAGCATGCCGAGTCCAAAGGGTGGTGGCCAGCCTATGATCGGTAGAAACAAATAG
- the LOC100285221 gene encoding protein transporter — MYPVVTGTPPARLPAASRVDKATSHLLQGPDWAVNLEICDTLNADRWQTKDVVKAVKKRLQHKDPKVKFFTLTLLETMMKNCGEYVHFEVVDQHVLQEIVKIVQKRHDMQVRDKALLLLDSWQEAFGGPGGKYPQYYWSYIELKRAGVMFPQRPVDAPPIFTPPATHQAYGSPRYPSGSLNERITSEAGTLSFEGLNNIRNATELLYDMVNALNPADRMAVKDEIIADLVNQCRSNQQKLMQFVSSTGDEDLLKQGLELNDRLQSVLTRHDAIASGSPLPVETPIREPQREDPNPEPSTPITHDNKAQVEEDEDDEFAQIARRKNKSVICGDEASSSAGDQALVPVDPALSEVSSVESNAIVPLGATSVSGTRTKEQDMIDLLSLTLYSPESSEDSSTQNQNGSQPSVTSNGSETLPSYQPAVANGANYPANTQVYPTNQGYVPYNNYVAPWAQTGPVAQPGAYSTQTQQYVSSNPAPPWAMPASANSANPFQPVTYQTPNTPPAASVAPSAAPSAQHVPSPEPTPVQSYNFSIPQTYTGSNVATNARVNGNQRPKETPVAAARPYYMPDNLFGDLIDVKSFGAGSKISRSTSMPSPKGGGQPMIGRNK; from the exons ATGTACCCGGTGGTGACGGGCACGCCGCCGGCGCGGCTGCCGGCGGCGTCGCGGGTGGACAAGGCCACGAGCCACCTGCTGCAGGGCCCCGACTGGGCCGTCAACCTCGAAATCTGCGACACCCTCAACGCCGACCGCTG GCAAACGAAGGATGTAGTAAAAGCTGTGAAGAAGCGATTGCAGCATAAGGATCCAAAAGTTAAATTCTTTACTTTGACG TTATTGGAGACAATGATGAAGAACTGTGGTGAATATGTTCATTTTGAAGTTGTTGATCAGCATGTTTTACAAGAGATTGTTAAAATTGTCCAGAAGAGG CATGATATGCAAGTGAGGGATAAGGCTTTGTTACTTCTGGATTCATGGCAAGAGGCATTTGGTGGACCTGGTGGCAAATATCCACAGTACTACTGGTCATACATTGAACTAAAG AGGGCAGGAGTAATGTTCCCACAACGTCCTGTAGATGCTCCTCCAATATTTACTCCTCCTGCAACACATCAGGCATATGGTTCACCTAGATATCCTTCTGGAAGTCTAAATGAGAGAATCACATCTGAAGCTGGAACGTTGAG CTTTGAGGGCTTGAATAATATTAGAAATGCAACGGAACTGCTGTATGATATGGTGAATGCTTTGAACCCTGCTGACCGCATGGCAGTTAAAGATGAAATTATTGCAGATCTTGTAAATCAATGTCGTTCAAATCAACAAAAGCTCATGCAGTTTGTCAGTTCCACAGG GGATGAAGACCTGCTAAAGCAAGGACTAGAATTAAATGATCGCTTACAGAGTGTCCTCACAAGACATGATGCTATTGCTTCTGGTTCTCCATTACCAGTTGAGACACCGATTAGAGAACCACAGAGAGAGGATCCAAATCCTGAGCCATCTACACCAATTACACATGATAATAAGGCTCAAGTTGAAGAGGATGAAGATGATGAGTTTGCTCAAATAGCACGAAG AAAAAACAAATCTGTGATATGCGGTGATGAGGCATCATCGAGTGCTGGTGATCAAGCCCTGGTACCTGTTGATCCAGCACTTTCTGAAGTTTCTTCGGTTGAGAGCAATGCAATAGTACCTCTCGGCGCAACTTCTGTTAGTGGAACCAGGACGAAGGAGCAGGATATGATTGACCTTCTCAGCCTCACCTTGTACAGTCCTGAATCATCAGAAGACTCTTCAACTCAGAACCAAAATGGGAGTCAGCCGAGTGTCACATCAAATGGATCAGAAACACTGCCAAGCTATCAGCCTGCTGTGGCGAACGGGGCAAATTACCCTGCCAACACCCAGGTTTATCCAACAAATCAGGGATATGTTCCATACAATAACTATGTGGCACCATGGGCCCAAACGGGACCGGTTGCACAGCCTGGGGCATATTCGACTCAAACCCAGCAATATGTGTCGAGCAATCCGGCACCCCCATGGGCTATGCCTGCAAGTGCCAATTCAGCTAATCCTTTCCAGCCTGTGACATACCAAACGCCAAACACTCCTCCTGCTGCTTCTGTTGCCCCTTCAGCTGCTCCATCAGCGCAACATGTTCCATCTCCAGAACCAACACCGGTGCAAAGTTACAACTTCTCTATTCCTCAAACATACACTGGTTCGAACGTGGCTACAAATGCTCGGGTGAACGGAAATCAGCGGCCAAAAGAAACTCCAGTGGCAGCAGCCAGACCATATTACATGCCGGACAATTTGTTCGGAGACCTGATCGACGTGAAGAGTTTTGGCGCCGGAAGCAAGATCAGCAGGTCTACCAGCATGCCGAGTCCAAAGGGTGGTGGCCAGCCTATGATCGGTAGAAACAAATAG
- the LOC100274974 gene encoding Alanine--glyoxylate aminotransferase 2 homolog 3, mitochondrial: protein MQRLASSRRLLQAALAPARANSSLSAAAVAAPAPANGAFPKMPAFDYTPPPYDGPRAEEIFRKRAQFLSPSLFHFYDRPLNIVEGKMQYLFDEDGRRYLDAFGGIATVCCGHCHPDVVEAIVNQAKRIQHSTVLYLNHAIADFAEALASKMPGDLKVVFFTNSGTEANELALMIARLYTGCNDIISLRNGYHGNAAGTMGATAQSNWKFNVVQTGVHHALNPDPFRGAFGSDGEKYARDVQEIIEFGTTGRVGGFISEAIQGVGGIVELAPGYLPVAYSMVRKAGGLCIADEVQAGVARTGSHFWGFEGHGVIPDIVTMAKGIGNGIPIGAVVTTPEIAQVLTRRSYFNTFGGNPVSTAGGHAVLKVLEKEKLQENAFVVGSYLKEQLNNLKDKHEIIGDVRGKGFLLGVELVTDHEKKTPAKAEISRVMNHMKDMGVLVGKGGFYGNVFRITPPLCFTKEDSDFFIEVMDIALSKL from the exons ATGCAGCGCCTCGCCTCCTCCCGGAGGCTCCTCCAGGCCGCGCTCGCCCCCGCCCGGGCCAACTCCAGCCTCTCCGCGGCCGCCGTCGCCGCGCCCGCGCCAGCGAATGGCGCCTTCCCGAAGATGCCGGCCTTCGACTACACGCCGCCGCCGTACGACGGGCCGCGCGCCGAGGAGATCTTCCGGAAGCGCGCTCAGTTCCTCAGCCCATCCCTTTTTCATTTCTACGATCGCCCA TTGAACATAGTCGAAGGAAAGATGCAGTACCTATTTGATGAGGATGGCCGTCGTTACCTGGATGCTTTCGGTGGCATTGCAACAGTTTGTTGTGGGCACTGCCATCCAGATGTTGTTGAAGCCATAGTAAACCAGGCAAAGCGGATCCAGCACTCCACAGTTCTATATCTCAATCATGCAATTGCAGATTTTGCcgaggcattggcttccaaaatgcCTGGTGATCTGAAG GTTGTTTTCTTCACAAATTCAGGCACGGAGGCAAATGAGCTTGCACTGATGATTGCACGGCTTTACACTGGTTGCAATGACATTATCTCTCTTAGGAATGGATACCATGGGAATGCTGCTGGAACAATGGGTGCTACTGCTCAATCCAATTGGAAATTCAATGTTGTTCAG ACGGGAGTACACCATGCGCTTAATCCAGACCCCTTCAGAGGTGCTTTTGGTTCTGACGGGGAGAAATACGCCAGAGATGTTCAGGAAATCATCGAATTTGGAACTACAGGGAGAGTTGGTGGGTTCATTTCGGAAGCCATACAG GGGGTTGGTGGAATAGTGGAACTGGCACCAGGATACTTGCCCGTGGCATACAGTATGGTAAGGAAAGCCGGTGGGCTCTGCATCGCCGACGAAGTTCAGGCAGGAGTCGCGAGAACTGGAAGCCACTTCTGGGGATTCGAAGGGCATGGTGTCATCCCGGACATAGTCACCATGGCCAAG GGTATCGGGAATGGCATACCCATAGGAGCTGTAGTAACGACGCCAGAGATCGCTCAGGTGTTGACCCGCAGAAGCTACTTCAATACCTTTGGTGGTAACCCTGTCAGCACTGCAGGCGGGCATGCGGTGCTCAAAGTGCTGGAGAAGGAGAAGCTCCAGGAGAATGCGTTTGTTGTGGGCTCCTACCTAAAGGAACAGCTTAACAATCTGAAAGACAAGCATGAGA TCATCGGTGACGTTAGGGGCAAAGGCTTCCTTCTTGGAGTTGAGCTGGTGACAGACCATGAAAAGAAAACCCCAGCCAAAGCTGAGATCTCACGTGTCATGAACCATATGAAAG ATATGGGAGTGTTGGTTGGTAAGGGTGGTTTCTACGGGAACGTTTTTAGGATAACACCACCGTTGTGCTTCACCAAAGAGGATTCCG ACTTCTTCATTGAGGTGATGGACATTGCGCTCTCGAAGCTGTGA